The DNA segment GGGGTTGCTCCTCCATGGAGCAGCATTTGTCTCCTGGACCCTCCTGcaccctggggctgctcccccagctccagAGGAGTGAAGAGATGGGACCTGAGAGAAATTGTTTTCTACTGCTTTTTTAATTGAGTTTATAAAAAACAAATGagtgcatatatatatgcacatgagGTCTTTGGTTCAAGAAAAAACTCACAGGAGGCCATGAAATATGTTATTACAGACATGaatcaaaacacaaaacccagcaaaagCACAGTGGAAAAATACAGACACATAAGATGAAAAGCTAATTCTGGCTATTTCTATTACAGCCCTAGTGAGATAACACAAACCTTATAAACATGAAGCAGTGAGTATTGAagtagtttcctcagggcatccttgagctcctggttcctcatgctgtagatgagcgggttcactgctggaggcaccaaagagtacagaacagacaccaccaggtcccgggatggggaggagatggaggggggcttcaggtaggcaaacatggcagtgctgacaaacagggagaccacggccaggtgagggaggcaggtggaaaaggctttgtgccgtccctgctcagaggggatcctcagcacggccctgaagatctgcacataggacagcacaatgaaaataaaacatcccaaaacaagaaaaccaatgaaaacaagaagcCCAACTTCCTTGAGGtaggagtttgagcaggagagcttgagcatctgggtgatttcacaaaagaactggtccagggcattgcccttgcacagtggcagtgaaaatgtattggtcgtgtgcagcagagcattgagaaacccagtggcccaggcagctgctgccatgtggacacaagctctgctgcccaggagggtcccgtagtgcaggggtttgcagatggcaacgtagcggtcgtaggacatgactgtgaggagagaatactctgctgaaatgaaaaagagaaacagaaagagttgtgtagcacatcctgcataggaaatggccctggtatcccacagagagttcgccatggatttagggacaatggtggagatggcgcccaggtcaaggagggcgaggttgagcaggaagaagtacatggaggtgtggaggtgctggtcccaggctatggtggtgatgatgaggccgttgcccaggagggcagccaggtagatgcccaggaagagccagaagtgcacgagctgcagctcctgtgtgcctgtgaatgccaggaggaggaactgggtgatggagctgctgttggacatttgctgtctgtgagcATGGGGAACTGccataggaggaaaagacagtgacaagttaggggagacttctctgagtaaaataaacatgctgtttctcattaaaacctcctccctgaaagagggatatgtcagtttacttcgtttctgcaaaatgaaaaacatgtttcatcacaacttaaaatacagcttaggcacctggtttccatgaatcatctctggggcaagacccccagtgttggtgtcagaacaagaatggaaccacactcccacaccaatcccatacagcaagagcaccagggagaggtggagaaacggggaaggacactgaagtgttccagaaaattaaagcaataacagaaaggcagatgggcatgctgtggaacctcctccttacccggctgtgctgctgacactcacataatgacactgtagagcaagtacttttagcaccttatttgtgtaccatgttccaggaacccttcacctggaggtgcagctgctgaggtggagactcgtgacctggaacccatggctttggggcagaagctctgctgggaacgagaggagaccaggggttgcactgggaaaggtCTCTGCACTGCACAGGGGGGTCCCaaatcccgcctccccagcatttctggtccatctccctctccctggccatgtctgtgctgcctgcagttgtgtctctgtccctgggtctgctccctgtcagtgtcacagaccccgtcccacccaccgtgtgctcagctctgtcctgctcacacctcctggcactgcccaggggcagctctgtgtgtgcaggggctcaggagcagctcagacaagtcctaacgagaactggggtctcagtgtcttctccaaagagagaaataaatccccatctcccactgcacagccagacaaccaagagtggaaaactgaaagcacagactcct comes from the Patagioenas fasciata isolate bPatFas1 chromosome 12, bPatFas1.hap1, whole genome shotgun sequence genome and includes:
- the LOC136113536 gene encoding olfactory receptor 14J1-like — translated: MSNSSSITQFLLLAFTGTQELQLVHFWLFLGIYLAALLGNGLIITTIAWDQHLHTSMYFFLLNLALLDLGAISTIVPKSMANSLWDTRAISYAGCATQLFLFLFFISAEYSLLTVMSYDRYVAICKPLHYGTLLGSRACVHMAAAAWATGFLNALLHTTNTFSLPLCKGNALDQFFCEITQMLKLSCSNSYLKEVGLLVFIGFLVLGCFIFIVLSYVQIFRAVLRIPSEQGRHKAFSTCLPHLAVVSLFVSTAMFAYLKPPSISSPSRDLVVSVLYSLVPPAVNPLIYSMRNQELKDALRKLLQYSLLHVYKVCVISLGL